The following is a genomic window from Rhizobium sp. NRK18.
GCTGGTGTCGGCGTAGAGACCCTTCAGCTCGTTCTTGTCGGAAAAGCCGATGGCATGAACGACAAAATCCAGCTTGCCCCAACGCTCCTTGATCGCGTCGATCACGCCATCGACCGATGCCAGATCTTCCACGTCGCAAGGCAGCAGGAAATCCGAACCGAGTTCGGCGGCGAGCGGCTTGACGCGCTTGCCGAGCGCCTCGCCCTGATAGGTGAAGGCCAGTTCCGCGCCCTGGCCGGCCAGCGCCTTGGAGATGCCCCAGGCGATGGAGTGATTGTTGGCGACGCCCATGATGAGGCCGCGCTTGCCGTTCATGATACCGCTCATCGGTATTATCCCTCGTAGCGCTGGAAGACGAGCGTGGCATTGGTGCCACCGAAGCCGAAGGAGTTCGACAGCACGGTATCGATCTTGGCGTTGTCGATGCGCTTGCGCACGACCGGCACGCCTTCGAACTCGGGATCGAGCTCGGTGATATGCGCGCTTTCGCCGATGAAGCGCTCCTGCATCATCAGCAGGCCGTAGATCGCTTCCTGCACGCCGGCTGCACCCAGCGAATGGCCGGTGAGCGACTTGGTCGACTGGATGTGGGGAATCTTGTCGCCGAAGACTTCGCGGATCGCGCCGATTTCCTTGCTGTCGCCCACCGGGGTCGAGGTGCCGTGCGTGTTGATGTAGTCGACATCGCCCTTCACGGTGGCGAGTGCCTGACGCATGCAGCGCTTGGCGCCCTCGCCCGACGGAGCGACCATGTCGTAGCCGTCGGAGGTGGCGCCGTAGCCGGTGATTTCGGCGTAGATCTTGGCGCCGCGCGCCTTGGCGTGCTCCAGTTCCTCGAGGATCACTACACCGGCGCCGCCGGCGATGACGAATCCGTCACGTGACACGTCGTAGGCGCGCGAAGCGGTTGCCGGCGTGTCGTTGTACTTGGAAGACATGGCGCCCATGGCGTCGAACAGGTTCGACATCGTCCAGTCGAGATCCTCGTGACCGCCTGCGAACATCACATCCTGCTTGCCCCACTGGATCATTTCGGCGGCGTTGCCGATGCAATGCGCCGAGGTCGAGCAGGCCGACGAGATGGAATAGTTGACCCCGTGGATCTTGAACCAGGTCGCAAGCGTCGCGGATGCCGTCGACGACATCGCCTTCGGCACGGCGAACGGACCGACGCGCTTGGGGCTGCCGTTCTTGCGCGTCACGTCAGCGGCTTCGACGATCTGCTTGGTCGACGGACCGCCGGAGCCCATGATGATGCCGGTGCGCTCGTTTTCGGCGTAATCCTTTTCCTCGAGGCCGGCATCGGCGATCGCCTGCTTCATGGCCACGTGGTTCCACGCGCCACCCTGAGAGAGGAAGCGCATCGCACGGCGATCGACCAGATCGGTCGGATCCAGCGACGGCTTGCCCCATACCTGGCAGCGGAAACCGTGCTCGGCAAAATCGGGCGAGAAGGAAATGCCCGACTTCGCATCGCGCAAGGACGACGTGACTTCCGCGGCATCGGCGCCGATCGAAGACACAATCCCAAGACCCGTTACAACTACACGTCTCATCATCGAGGACCTTTTCTTGTTATGCACGGGCGACCAGAACGCCGGTCGGCCCGGATAGTTCGCCTGCGGGGCGAAATTGGGGGTCAGGCAGCCTTTTCCTGGAAGAGGCCGACGCGAAGGTCGGAAGCCTTGAACACCAGTTCGCCGTCAGCCTTGACCCAGCCGTCGGCAATGCCGAGGACGAGGCGACCGCGCATGACGCGCTTGAAGTCGATACCGAACTCGACGAGCTTGGTCGCCGGCGTGATCTGGCCGGTGAACTTGACTTCGCCGGTCGAAATGGCGCGGCCCTTGCCGGGCTCGCCGAGCCAGCCGAGATAGAAGCCGGTCAGCTGCCACAGGGCATCGAGACCGAGGCAGCCCGGCATGACCGGATCGCCTTCGAAATGGCAAGGGAAGAACCAAAGGTCGGGCGTGATGTCGAACTCGGCGCGGGCGAAGCCCTTGTCGTTCGGTCCGCCGGTTTCGGAAATCTCGGTGATCCGGTGCAGCATGAGCATGGGCGGCAGGGGAAGCTGTGCGTTGCCCTGGCCGAACATCTTGCCGTGGCTGCAGGTGAGGATTTCCTCATATGTGAAGCTGGACTGTCGGGTACCCATATTGTCTGCTTTCCCCCTCATTTTCTTGTCGGCGACGACAACATGTTTAAAGCGCGCCGCAAGCGATTTGAAGCGTTTCCGTCGGCTGGGCATCATTTTCCGGGCGCCGGCGCCGACGATCCTTGATCGGGCCCGCATACAGGAAGGCGAGGCCAACGGCCAGAGGCAATCGCTTCAATTTTTGGATTTCCGCCATTTTACCGGGCCTCTGGCGCCCTTGAACCTATTGAAAGCGCCGCTTCTTAAAGTTATATCCCAGAGACAAGTTTAACTGCTCGAGCGTTCGGGCTCCGGAGTTTTGTTTATGACCGCTGAAACCGATATGGGTTCAGAAACAAGATTGCGCAAGTGCGGGCTTCGTCCGACGCGGCAGCGCGTGGCGCTGGCCGAACTGCTGTTCGCCAAGGGCGACCGCCACCTGACGGTGGAGGAGCTGCACGAGGAAGCCACCGATGCCGGCGTTCCGGTGTCGCTCGCCACGGTCTACAACACGCTGCACCAGTTCACCGAGGCCGGACTGATCCGCGTTCTCGCCGTGGAAGGCGCCAAGACCTATTTCGACACAAACATCTCCGACCATCATCACTTCTTCGTCGAGGGCCGCAACGAGGTGCTCGACATTCCGGTCGGCAACATCGCGATCGACAATTTGCCGGAGCCGCCGGAAGGCATGGAAATCGCCCATGTCGACGTGGTGATCCGGCTGCGCCGCAAAGGCTGTTGACCCCCGGCCGGCGCCGCGCGCCGGCAACCTCTCCCTTCACATAACATCATCGGGATGACGGCCGGCACGCGCCTTGTAGGGCGGGATCGTCCAGCCGAAGGCGAGCGCACCGCCGCGCACCGCAAAGGCCGCCACGAACCCGACCGGGGCGGCGACCGCGATGCCGAGACCGCCGAGATCGGCCAGTGTGAAAGCAATGGCGCCGGACATGGCTGCGGTGATGTAGATTTCCGGCCGCAGAAGAATGCTCGGTTCGCCGGCCAGCACGTCGCGAATGATGCCGCCGACCGCCGCAGTCATGATGCCGGTGACGATGGCGATGACGGGCGATCCGGTTGCGGCAAGGCCCTTGGCCGCGCCCATGACGCAATAGGCGGCAAGCCCGATCGCATCCAGCCAGACAAGCCAGCGATAGCGCGACTCGACCAGATGCGCGGTGAAATAGGTGAGCAGCGCGACCCCGACGCAAACGAGGATGTAGGACGGGTTCTCGACCCAGAAGATCGGCCGGACGCCGAGGACGATGTCCCTGAGCGTGCCGCCGCCGATGCCGGTGACGCAGGCGAGAAACAGGAAGCCGACGATGTCGAGCTGCTTGCGCGATGCGGCAAGAGCACCCGTGGCGGCGAACACGGCCACGCCGGCATAATCGAAAATTTGCAGCAACGGCATCTCCCCCTCCTCAGACGTGAGCCCGGCACAAGCCCCGGATAATATGCCTGACGCTGCGGCACAAGCGCCTGGCCCCGATCGGGTGTGTCCGTGCGACCGCCAATTGGCGACCGACGACTGCCGCGACAGTCTGCCCGAGGCAGCGTATCATGACCGCCGGACCGGCTCGGTCCCGGCTCTGACGCACCGGGCAAGAAACGACCGAACGGAGATGAAGGCCATGCGCGTGCCTGTCCTTGCGATGCTGCAGATCGTCATCATGCTACTGGCGCCGGCGGCCGCGCTGGCGCAGCAGACGCCTGTCGCGGATCCGGAACTCTTCGAGATGAAGCATTTCCGCAAGCTCTGCGGCCAGGTGGATTTCGGACCGGACTTCGCCACGAAGACGGACTTCAACAATGACGGCATTCCCGACATGATCGTCAACGAAGGCGAGATCAACTGTGACGGACATGCGCAGTTCTACTGCGACGACGAGGGCTGCCCCTACAATTTCTATGTCCAGGGGAAGGAGGGAGGCTATATCCTGATCGCCACCGCGCGGCTCTACCGCTACGACATGGTCAAGCGGTTCGGCAACATGGTCTTCGAGATGGAGATGCCGCCGCGCTATTGCGACCGGCAGCCCGACGAAGAACGGTGCCTCACGACGATCCGCGTGCGCGGCACGCGCTTCGTGACGCTGTTTTCGAAATAGCCTGCCTGAGAACAAAAGGACGGGAGCGGCCAGCCCGCTCCCGTCAAGCGTTTCCGAACACCCGGGCGAAGGGCGTCAGAAACGGTAAGCGATGCCGATGCGTGCGACAGTGGCGGAGAGATTTCCGGTAACCCGTTCCGAGCCGGGTTCTTCACTTTCCCCACCGGATGTCTCACCTTGGAAACTGTCTTTGCCGAAGTCGTAATAGAGCGCCTCCGCACGAAGCGAGAGATTGGGCGTGATGCCATATTCGGCGCCACCACCGACGACGTAACCGACACTAAAGTCGTGAGCACCGGAGGAATCTCGGAGATAGTTGTGGCGGGCTGTCCAAGAGTATTTGCCGTCGGTATAGGCAACGCCCCCTGTGGCGTAGATCAGCACGTTTTCCAAGGCGAACCCGACACGCGCGCGTGTTGAGCCGAGCAGACTCATATCGAAGCTGCCCTCAAGGCCGTCGTAGCCTCCAACGCGCTTGTCTGAGGAGGCGTGAAAGGAACCGAGTTCCGTTTCGGCGCCAAAGACAAAGTTTCCTGCCTGCCAGTTGAAGCCTGCAAAGCTTCCGATATTGGCAGCCCTGTCGCTCAGATTCACCGCAAAGGAAGTATCCGTGTTATAGCCTTCTGTGCGGCTGGTGATATCGCTCTTCGCTTTGCCGCCGCCGACGAAGCTACCGGCATAGAACCCCGTCCAGTTATAGGCGCTCCCCGGCTTCAACAGCTCCTGTGCATGGGCGTGTGGAGACGTAGCCGCGAACACCGCCGCGGCGGTGGCAAGCATCAACCTGTTCATTTCATTGTCCTTCTCGGTGAGTTGGCGCAACTTATGCGAACAGGCGGCCGGCCTTCAATGCCGTTGGGGCAATGCTCCCAATTTTGGATAGCTGGGCGACCGATTGCGGCCGGCGTGGACGTGAATCAGCTCGCAGAAACGACGTAATCCGGGTCCACGCTGCCGGTCATCACCCGCCGGCCGTTCGGCAGATCATTGCCGTCGATCTTGTCGATCAGCGCCTGACCGGTCAGCGCCTTCCAGCGCTCCTTGAGGCGGGCACGCAGGACCACTTCCGGTTCCTCGATCATCACCGTGATGTCGTAGCAATCCTTCAGCTCGCGCCAGCGATCCTCGTCGAGCAGAAGATAGTTGCCCTCGGCGACCAGATAGCGGACCTCGCGGCCGATCATGCGGGCACCGGCGCGGGCGATCTCGATCGAGCGGTCGAAGACGGGAACGGCGATCTCCGGCTCGTCATTGGCCTTCAGCCTCTTCAGCATGTGGCGGAAGCCGGCGACGTCGAAAGTCTCCGGCGCGCCCTTGCGTGGCCTCAGTCCGCGCGGCACGAGCACCATGTCGTCATAATGATAGCCGTCCATCGGCAGGACCGCCGCACTTCCGGCCTCGATGGCGTTCAGCCGTTCGACCAGCGCATCGGCAAGCGTCGACTTACCGGAGCCGGGCGGCCCGGCAACCGCTGCGATGATGCGATTGCCGGAGGACGCGTTCCTGATGATCTCGACGAGTTCGTCGGCGGAAACGGATTGTCTGCTCATGGTGCCTCTATGGTGATTCCTGCCCGCTTTGCCGCCTCGGCCAAATACGGAATGCCCCTGGCGACGACGTCGTCGGGATTGTCGGCCACCGGCCGCCAGACTGCAAGCCCGCCGGCAAGCTCGGGGGCGACATGGACGAAGCTTTCCAGCGTCATGATACCGTCGAAGCCGACCGCCTTCAGACCGGCGAAGGCATCATCCCAATCGATCGTGCCGAGGCCCGGGACGCCGCGATTGCTTTCCGACAGGTGGACATAGCCGAGATGCTCGCCGGCTTCCTCGAAGCCACGCGACAGCCCCTGCTCCTCGATGTTCATGTGATAGGTGTCGAGGTGGATGAAGAGATTGTCGAGGCCGATGCGCTCGATCATCGCGGCGGTCTGCTTGGCGGTGTTAAGCAGGTGGGTTTCGTAGCGGTTGCAGGGTTCCAGCCCGAGGCGCATGCCGAGCGATTTCGCCGTCTTGCCGACATGGCCGATCAGCCGGGCGATGGCGTCATGCTCGGCTTTGGTCGGCGGACTGCCGGACACCTTGCCGA
Proteins encoded in this region:
- the fabB gene encoding beta-ketoacyl-ACP synthase I, translating into MRRVVVTGLGIVSSIGADAAEVTSSLRDAKSGISFSPDFAEHGFRCQVWGKPSLDPTDLVDRRAMRFLSQGGAWNHVAMKQAIADAGLEEKDYAENERTGIIMGSGGPSTKQIVEAADVTRKNGSPKRVGPFAVPKAMSSTASATLATWFKIHGVNYSISSACSTSAHCIGNAAEMIQWGKQDVMFAGGHEDLDWTMSNLFDAMGAMSSKYNDTPATASRAYDVSRDGFVIAGGAGVVILEELEHAKARGAKIYAEITGYGATSDGYDMVAPSGEGAKRCMRQALATVKGDVDYINTHGTSTPVGDSKEIGAIREVFGDKIPHIQSTKSLTGHSLGAAGVQEAIYGLLMMQERFIGESAHITELDPEFEGVPVVRKRIDNAKIDTVLSNSFGFGGTNATLVFQRYEG
- the fabA gene encoding 3-hydroxyacyl-[acyl-carrier-protein] dehydratase FabA, encoding MGTRQSSFTYEEILTCSHGKMFGQGNAQLPLPPMLMLHRITEISETGGPNDKGFARAEFDITPDLWFFPCHFEGDPVMPGCLGLDALWQLTGFYLGWLGEPGKGRAISTGEVKFTGQITPATKLVEFGIDFKRVMRGRLVLGIADGWVKADGELVFKASDLRVGLFQEKAA
- the irrA gene encoding iron response transcriptional regulator IrrA, which produces MTAETDMGSETRLRKCGLRPTRQRVALAELLFAKGDRHLTVEELHEEATDAGVPVSLATVYNTLHQFTEAGLIRVLAVEGAKTYFDTNISDHHHFFVEGRNEVLDIPVGNIAIDNLPEPPEGMEIAHVDVVIRLRRKGC
- a CDS encoding trimeric intracellular cation channel family protein, which translates into the protein MPLLQIFDYAGVAVFAATGALAASRKQLDIVGFLFLACVTGIGGGTLRDIVLGVRPIFWVENPSYILVCVGVALLTYFTAHLVESRYRWLVWLDAIGLAAYCVMGAAKGLAATGSPVIAIVTGIMTAAVGGIIRDVLAGEPSILLRPEIYITAAMSGAIAFTLADLGGLGIAVAAPVGFVAAFAVRGGALAFGWTIPPYKARAGRHPDDVM
- a CDS encoding outer membrane protein — its product is MNRLMLATAAAVFAATSPHAHAQELLKPGSAYNWTGFYAGSFVGGGKAKSDITSRTEGYNTDTSFAVNLSDRAANIGSFAGFNWQAGNFVFGAETELGSFHASSDKRVGGYDGLEGSFDMSLLGSTRARVGFALENVLIYATGGVAYTDGKYSWTARHNYLRDSSGAHDFSVGYVVGGGAEYGITPNLSLRAEALYYDFGKDSFQGETSGGESEEPGSERVTGNLSATVARIGIAYRF
- a CDS encoding nucleoside/nucleotide kinase family protein; amino-acid sequence: MSRQSVSADELVEIIRNASSGNRIIAAVAGPPGSGKSTLADALVERLNAIEAGSAAVLPMDGYHYDDMVLVPRGLRPRKGAPETFDVAGFRHMLKRLKANDEPEIAVPVFDRSIEIARAGARMIGREVRYLVAEGNYLLLDEDRWRELKDCYDITVMIEEPEVVLRARLKERWKALTGQALIDKIDGNDLPNGRRVMTGSVDPDYVVSAS
- a CDS encoding sugar phosphate isomerase/epimerase family protein, giving the protein MPRLGLHSLAVTPLWNPAEADSYFPGMKALGVSAFEVPLLDPATFDSRGTRAAFERHGLIPICSLGLPDVIDIVNRPDEAATFLDAVVTAAKEAGSDVLSGVTYGTIGKVSGSPPTKAEHDAIARLIGHVGKTAKSLGMRLGLEPCNRYETHLLNTAKQTAAMIERIGLDNLFIHLDTYHMNIEEQGLSRGFEEAGEHLGYVHLSESNRGVPGLGTIDWDDAFAGLKAVGFDGIMTLESFVHVAPELAGGLAVWRPVADNPDDVVARGIPYLAEAAKRAGITIEAP